From the genome of Alkalimarinus coralli:
CAACCAGTGTATCAATAAAGGACGCTTCAGCTGCAGGTGAGGGTTCCACTGGCGTGACATCGCCAATAAAAACATCACCGGAACCGCCGATAACAATACCACCGTGGGCGGTTACGCTCCCCATGGTCGCGGCGGGCATGCCGTTAATGAATACGGTTGAAGAACCTTGGACAATGGTATCTGGCGGGCCATTGCAAACAGCCGTATCGCCTACGCGAGCGGCAGGTTGGCCATTAATGAAAACGTTTGATGAGCCGGTGGCAGTGGGGCCTCCCTTATGGCGGGTTTTGCCATCGACAAGGGGGGCACTGGTGCATGTCGCCCAAGCGGGCGGCGGGTTTTGTGGTCATAAAAACATCCTTTGTTTTATCTGACGATAATGCTTCTTCCTGAAACACTGGAAACGGGATTATATAAACTCAGCAATGTAAGTCAAATGTCAAGGCAGGGGCACTAACGGCGTATGAGCCTTGTCGCGCCACAGTCAGATCTCATTCGTTCCTCACTACGTGCAAGACTACAGCCTGGTGGAAAAGTGGAGTATTGAGCATATTCGCACTTTTCATACCTGCGCGACGTTAGGTGTTTGGTATTATTTCTACCGCATCACCGAGTTGAATCTGCCCACTCTTCAGTATTTTGGCGCATAGGCCGCCATGGCCAAGCATTGCGGCGATGGCCCCTCTGCCAAGTGCTTGCTCCATTCGCGAACAGGGGTGGCATAGTGCGGTGGCTTCGAAAATGGCGTCGCCTATAGAAAATTGCTGATGGCGCAGTGCTGTAAGGTTAATGTTTTGGGTAACGAGGTTTCGACGAAGCAAGTCAGGCGCAAGGTGCTGCCTTCCCATAAAGTGTGCAATCAGGTGAATATACTCTTCCGATATGATGGTTACCTGTCGGGCTGATCCCGGTGTTTTAGTGCAACGGTGATCACCCTCTAGCCCCAAATCTTTGAGCGCCATCACACCATCCACTGCTCGCATGGGGGCTTTTCGTTCAGGGCGCAAACCTATCCATGTTAATGTGCCAGGTTTTATATCTTTTATAAGACGGCCAAATAACTGTCGTTGGCTTTTCATGAGCGTATTCCATACTGGGTAATCTACAGAGACTATAGGTCAGGAGCGTCTATCAGGGTAGGAATTCTAGCGGTGGTGCTTGAACAAGTGGTTAAATATCTGAGACGGTTTGCACGCAAAAAACGTATTGTGCAGTGGGTCACGGCCAAAATTGCCGAACCTGTTAGCATGAAGCACACTCAGTCGAGATACCAGTTGTGATCTGTTGCTGGTGTGAATTCCGCTATTAAATGGTTTACTGCTATGGACAATAAAAATAACTCTGTGATCAAGCAACAACTTGCAAACAAGCGCCTTCTTATCACGGGCTGTACAGGCTTTCTGGGTAAGGTGCTGCTGGAAAAAATTATACGGGAGATCCCCGATGTTGCAGGTATTACCTTATTAATTCGAGGTAGCGGTAAATACTCTAGCGCTGAAGAACGCTTTAAGCATGAAATTGCATCAGCCTCTATTTTTGATTCGCTTCGGGAACAAAACCCAGAGGCGTTGGAAAAAATACTGGCTGAAAAAGTAACATGCATAACAGGTGAAATAACCGAGGAAAATTTCGGTCTTGACTCGCATACATGGAAAGAGCTGTCACAGCAGGTTGATATAATCGTTAACTCTGCCGCCAGTGTTAACTTTCGAGAAGCTCTGGATCAAGCGCTGTCAATTAACACTCTTAGCTTGTTCAATATTATTAAATTTTCAGAAGCCGCTGGAAATGCGCCACTGGTGCACGTTTCTACCTGCTATGTGAACGGGTTTAATGAAGGGCAAATGGGAGAAAGCATTGTTGGGCCGACAGGTAAGAGCATTGCGCAACATAGTGACGGTTATTACGACGTAGAGTCCCTGATTACGGAGTTTCAATCCCTCATTGAGGAAACCAAAGCAGCAAATTGTGACCCTTCAACGTTAACGGAGGAGCTGGTTGAGCTCGGGGCTCGAACGGCTAATCTGTATGGCTGGAATGATACCTATACGTTTACCAAGTGGATGGCAGAGCAGCTCGTATTGCACAAGTTAGATGGCAAAACACTGACCATTCTTCGGCCTTCGATTATCGAAAGTACATATCAAGAGCCTGTAGGCGGGTGGATTGAAGGGGTTAAAGTGGCTGATGCAATGATCATGGCTTATGCGCGGCAAAAGGTGAGCTTTTTCCCGGGCAGAAAAGATAGTTTGATGGATATTGTACCTGCTGATTTTGTTTCAAACAGTATTCTTTACAGCATCGCCAAGTCATTTAAAGACCCTGGTGCCAGCCGTATTTACCAATGTTGTAGTGGGCATGCAAATCCCATTACCGTGCAGACGTTAATTGATTATGTTGTTGAAGAAGGGAAGACAAACTACGCGAAATACGACCGGTTGTTTTATGCCAAGCCAGAGAAGTCGTTTAATGTTTTGAATAAGTCTATCTTTCAGAAGGCGATCAGCTTGGTTGAACTTCAGACTAAAGCGCTTTACAAAGCCAAAAAATGGCTCGGCCTTAAACCTTCAACGAAAGCCCTTGATAATATTCAGGTGGTAAAAACGCTGTCAAAGATTTATGCGT
Proteins encoded in this window:
- a CDS encoding fatty acyl-CoA reductase gives rise to the protein MDNKNNSVIKQQLANKRLLITGCTGFLGKVLLEKIIREIPDVAGITLLIRGSGKYSSAEERFKHEIASASIFDSLREQNPEALEKILAEKVTCITGEITEENFGLDSHTWKELSQQVDIIVNSAASVNFREALDQALSINTLSLFNIIKFSEAAGNAPLVHVSTCYVNGFNEGQMGESIVGPTGKSIAQHSDGYYDVESLITEFQSLIEETKAANCDPSTLTEELVELGARTANLYGWNDTYTFTKWMAEQLVLHKLDGKTLTILRPSIIESTYQEPVGGWIEGVKVADAMIMAYARQKVSFFPGRKDSLMDIVPADFVSNSILYSIAKSFKDPGASRIYQCCSGHANPITVQTLIDYVVEEGKTNYAKYDRLFYAKPEKSFNVLNKSIFQKAISLVELQTKALYKAKKWLGLKPSTKALDNIQVVKTLSKIYAFYGDMNVVFNNHKMIRLIEEFGKEDKMLFPVDATLIDWRHYIRDVHFAGLQKYALEDRAVIQQRRQQAKQQALKSAA
- a CDS encoding MOSC domain-containing protein; protein product: MKSQRQLFGRLIKDIKPGTLTWIGLRPERKAPMRAVDGVMALKDLGLEGDHRCTKTPGSARQVTIISEEYIHLIAHFMGRQHLAPDLLRRNLVTQNINLTALRHQQFSIGDAIFEATALCHPCSRMEQALGRGAIAAMLGHGGLCAKILKSGQIQLGDAVEIIPNT